From the genome of Uranotaenia lowii strain MFRU-FL chromosome 1, ASM2978415v1, whole genome shotgun sequence, one region includes:
- the LOC129737546 gene encoding uncharacterized protein LOC129737546 codes for MPTVKAVKDSKNPSLKYLIVKLKEIQSSFSDVWEFVETFQEDATHAQISVRLSAIDDLWERFGEVLIDIKSHEDFGADVELYDKERKELSDRYYFAKSFLMDKAKARLEFSDFDQSVRAGETNNRGGFDHVRLPQIKLQSFNGNIDEWLGFRDLYISLIHCKPDLPEVEKFHYLKGCLQGEPKSLIDPLQITRANYVVAWDILLKRYNNSKQLKKRQVQSLFKLSSVSKESVNDLLQLLEGFERIVNTLDQVLEAKDYKDLLLVNYLVSLLDPVTRRSWEEESASKEEDTLSDLTDFLHRRVRVLEALPPRLNDTKGAPPQMSTKQRVSVRTFHNNVNMNGSKCFACNGQHPLHQCQKFLKLSVSERDSVLRNHSLCRNCFRTSHMARDCQSKFSCRNCGGRHHTLVCFKGKNGEISESSRSGETNGTSKRGETSCQVSNTALSSCVTSGVGRKANCRVLLATAVVLLEDEMGNRYPARALLDSGSESNFMSERLSQRLKMSRKRVDVAILGIGRTSTRVKHKVQAVVRSRVNSYVKEMEFLVLPKVTVDLPTATVSTDEWSFPNGIELADPSFFESKVVDLVLGIESFFDFFETGKRISIGDQLPTLTESVFGWVVSGGLSQETSARIVCTVSTTESLDTLVARFWACEELGSENLYSREEKRCEEIFQKTVQRDGDGRYTVSLPKNEEVFPNLGDSREIALRRLGATERRLARSPELRELYTKFMDEYIQLGHMREVNETSNTKRCFLPHHPVEKESSTTTKLRVVFDASCKTTTGISLNDGLLTGPVIQDDLRAIILRCRMCQIMVVADVEKMFRQINVAKEDRPLQSILWRNSPSEPVKTFELNTVTYGTKPAPFLATRTLKQLALDEAERYPLASRVFSEDTYMDDVVSGADDANAALKLRIQLDKAAKAGGFRLRKFASNCAEVLQGLPQDSVAIEESSDGSEIDPSMKILGLTWIPKSDVFKYNFNIPEIPKSSVLTKRKVLSVIATLFDPLGLLGAAITTAKIFMQQLWTLRNSDDQRLDWDQPLPPTVGEDWLKYYEQLVSLNNIRIKRCNIIPGAIYKEIHCFSDASEKAYGGCVYLKSVNPNGEVEICLLSAKSRVSPLASQSIPRLELCGALLTAELFKFVQESMKFECPVYFWTDSTCVWRWLQAVPSTWTTYVANRVAKIQKLTEGCEWRHVPGVDNPSDLISRGIPPAEIGNSRLWWEGPSWLALEKENWPELPDNHLTEIGEEEKRRTTVTVLATNTSKHESDFNCWYFSLYSDYTKMVRCTAYLLRFMKLLRSKRQVKFQPFLQTAEMDEAERVLAMCVQKECFAEELKALSKGDFVSRQSKLRWFNPKISPDGLLRIGGRLSNSSESEAAKHPIVLPARHDLTRLILEHYHGRLLHAGPQLLLATVRLRFWPLGGRSVARQVIQKCHTCFKARPTPIQQFMAELPASRVTVSRAFCKTGVDYFGPIYIRPAPRRPVVKAYVAIFVCMSTKAVHLELVSDLSTERFVQALRRFVGRRGKCSEIFSDNGTNFVGARNQMSELFSLLKSQNHREKVYKECGSDGIKWHFNPPSAPHFGGLWEAAVRSAKRHILRVIGENPVSTEDFTTLLVQVEACLNSRPITPLSNDPNDLEPLTPGHFIIGESLQSMPDKSYEQTPDNRLNQMQLMQKNIHLIWNRWRREYLCLLQARTKRWKPSVSIDIGSLVIIKDENVPPCRWKMGRVVELHPGHDGITRVVTLKTESGLKKRPVEKLCLLPMPDSSENTDQNAAEKHND; via the coding sequence ATGCCTACGGTCAAAGCTGTTAAGGATTCGAAGAATCCTTCGTTGAAGTATTTAATAGTCAAATTAAAAGAGATCCAGTCGTCCTTTTCTGATGTGTGGGAATTTGTGGAAACGTTTCAAGAGGATGCTACTCATGCGCAGATTTCGGTTCGACTTTCAGCGATTGATGATTTATGGGAAAGGTTTGGTGAAGTGttaattgatataaaatcacaTGAAGATTTTGGAGCGGATGTAGAACTTTATGATAAGGAGCGAAAAGAGCTCAGTGACCGGTATTACTTTGCAAAATCGTTTCTGATGGATAAGGCTAAGGCTCGTTTGGAGTTTTCTGATTTTGATCAATCCGTTCGTGCAGGCGAAACTAATAATCGCGGTGGTTTCGATCACGTTAGGCTGCCACAGATCAAACTGCAGTCTTTCAATGGAAATATTGACGAATGGCTTGGGTTTCGCGATCTCTACATCTCACTTATCCATTGTAAACCTGATTTGCCAGAGGTAGAAAAATTCCACTACTTGAAAGGTTGTCTCCAAGGTGAACCAAAATCGTTGATTGATCCTCTACAAATCACAAGAGCTAATTACGTAGTTGCATGGGATATTCTTTTAAAGCGGtacaacaacagcaaacaaCTGAAAAAGAGGCAGGTACAATCGCTTTTCAAGTTGTCTTCGGTGAGCAAAGAGTCCGTTAATGATCTTCTTCAACTATTAGAAGGGTTCGAGAGAATAGTTAACACTTTGGATCAGGTATTAGAAGCAAAGGATTACAAGGATCTTCTTTTGGTGAACTATCTCGTGTCTCTCCTTGATCCAGTAACTCGTAGAAGTTGGGAAGAAGAATCCGCCTCCAAGGAAGAAGATACTTTATCCGATTTAACAGATTTTCTGCACAGGCGGGTTCGAGTTTTGGAAGCTCTTCCACCAAGGTTGAATGATACTAAGGGTGCACCTCCACAAATGTCAACTAAACAGAGAGTCAGTGTCAGAACATTTCATAATAATGTGAATATGAATGGGTCTAAATGTTTTGCTTGTAATGGTCAGCATCCCTTGCATCAGTgtcagaaatttttgaaattgtctgTGTCAGAAAGGGATTCGGTTTTGAGAAATCACTCTTTATGTCGGAACTGTTTCAGAACATCTCATATGGCTCGAGATTGTCAGTCAAAGTTTTCGTGTCGGAATTGTGGAGGTCGCCATCATACTCTGGTGTGTTTTAAGGGTAAAAACGGAGAAATTTCGGAATCTTCAAGGTCAGGTGAAACCAATGGCACTTCTAAGAGAGGAGAAACATCTTGTCAGGTTTCTAACACAGCTTTATCATCATGCGTGACATCGGGTGTCGGGCGCAAGGCTAATTGTCGGGTTCTTTTAGCAACTGCCGTGGTTCTCTTAGAAGATGAAATGGGAAATAGATATCCAGCTCGAGCGCTGCTCGATTCGGGATCAGAAAGCAATTTCATGTCGGAAAGATTGAGTCAGCGTTTGAAGATGAGTCGGAAAAGGGTAGATGTTGCGATACTTGGTATTGGTCGGACATCTACCAGGGTTAAACACAAGGTTCAAGCAGTGGTGCGATCAAGGGTGAACAGTTACGTTAAGGAAATGGAATTCCTGGTTCTACCCAAGGTAACGGTCGATCTGCCAACTGCTACGGTTTCAACGGATGAATGGTCATTCCCAAATGGTATTGAGTTAGCGGATCCATCATTTTTTGAGTCGAAGGTGGTGGATTTGGTGTTAGGTATTGAGTCGTTCTTTGACTTCTTCGAAACGGGAAAACGGATTTCCATCGGAGACCAATTGCCTACACTAACAGAGTCAGTTTTCGGTTGGGTTGTTTCTGGAGGTTTATCGCAAGAGACTTCAGCACGGATTGTTTGCACTGTTTCAACGACAGAGTCTCTTGATACTCTTGTCGCTCGGTTCTGGGCTTGTGAGGAGCTAGGTTCGGAAAACCTTTACTCACGAGAGGAAAAGCGTTGCgaggaaattttccagaaaacggTACAGAGAGACGGCGATGGAAGGTACACAGTCTCTCTTCCTAAGAACGAAGAGGTTTTCCCCAACTTAGGCGATTCGAGGGAAATAGCCTTACGGCGCTTGGGCGCAACCGAGCGCAGACTAGCTAGGAGTCCGGAATTGCGTGAGCTATATACCAAGTTCATGGACGAATATATACAGCTAGGGCACATGAGAGAAGTAAATGAAACGTCAAATACTAAACGCTGTTTTTTGCCACATCATCCGGTCGAGAAGGAGAGTAGTACGACTACTAAGTTGCGTGTAGTATTCGACGCCTCGTGTAAAACTACAACTGGTATTTCATTAAACGATGGGTTATTAACAGGTCCGGTTATCCAGGATGATCTTAGGGCGATAATACTCCGCTGTCGAATGTGTCAGATCATGGTCGTGGCTGACGTCGAGAAAATGTTTCGACAAATCAACGTAGCAAAGGAAGATCGCCCACTTCAGTCTATTCTATGGAGGAATTCACCATCGGAACCAGTAAAGACTTTCGAACTGAACACGGTAACGTACGGTACTAAACCAGCTCCGTTTTTAGCTACTCGTACTCTAAAGCAGTTGGCGTTAGACGAAGCAGAGAGATATCCCCTGGCCTCGCGGGTATTTTCGGAAGATACATATATGGACGATGTTGTATCTGGTGCAGACGATGCAAACGCAGCACTCAAACTGAGAATTCAGTTAGATAAAGCTGCAAAAGCTGGAGGATTTCGGTTACGAAAATTCGCATCAAATTGTGCAGAAGTCCTGCAAGGGCTTCCACAAGACAGTGTAGCTATTGAAGAGTCTTCAGATGGATCGGAGATAGATCCTTCGATGAAGATACTTGGGCTCACATGGATACCGAAATCTGATGTCTTCAAGTACAACTTCAACATTCCTGAAATTCCAAAATCCTCGGTTTTAACAAAACGCAAGGTGCTGTCGGTAATAGCTACGCTTTTCGATCCGTTGGGACTTCTTGGTGCTGCAATAACAACTGCTAAAATATTTATGCAGCAATTGTGGACGTTAAGGAATAGCGACGACCAAAGATTGGACTGGGATCAGCCATTGCCTCCAACGGTGGGTGAGGATTGGCTGAAATACTACGAACAACTGGTTTCTCTCAACAACATTCGTATCAAACGGTGCAACATAATCCCAGGAGCCATCTACAAGGAAATCCACTGTTTTTCGGACGCTTCGGAGAAGGCGTATGGTGGCTGCGTCTATTTGAAAAGCGTTAACCCAAATGGAGAGGTTGAGATTTGTTTGTTGTCTGCCAAATCGAGGGTATCTCCGCTAGCAAGTCAGTCAATTCCACGTTTAGAATTGTGTGGGGCATTACTAACTGCCgaacttttcaaatttgttcaagaaTCCATGAAGTTTGAATGTCCAGTTTACTTCTGGACAGATTCCACATGCGTGTGGCGATGGTTACAGGCTGTTCCATCTACCTGGACTACTTATGTGGCAAATCGAGTTGCCAAAATACAAAAGCTCACAGAGGGATGTGAATGGAGGCATGTCCCTGGCGTCGACAACCCATCAGATCTGATTTCTCGCGGCATTCCTCCCGCCGAAATAGGTAATTCTCGTTTATGGTGGGAAGGTCCGTCCTGGTTAGCACTTGAAAAGGAAAACTGGCCAGAACTTCCAGATAATCACTTAACGGAGATTGGCGAAGAGGAAAAGCGCCGAACAACAGTAACAGTATTGGCCACAAACACTTCCAAGCATGAGTCAGATTTCAATTGTTGGTATTTTAGTTTGTATTCGGATTACACTAAAATGGTCAGATGTACGGCTTACTTGTTAAGATTTATGAAGCTTTTAAGGTCAAAGCGTCAGGTCAAATTTCAACCTTTCCTACAAACAGCTGAGATGGATGAAGCTGAAAGAGTTTTAGCGATGTGTGTTCAAAAAGAGTGTTTTGCTGAGGAATTAAAGGCTCTTTCTAAGGGCGATTTTGTGTCAAGGCAATCGAAACTAAGGTGGTTCAATCCCAAAATATCCCCCGATGGTTTGTTGAGAATTGGTGGTAGATTGAGCAATTCGTCCGAGTCAGAAGCGGCAAAACATCCGATAGTCTTACCAGCCCGTCACGATCTTACTCGACTAATCCTAGAACACTATCACGGCCGATTATTGCACGCAGGTCCTCAGTTGCTTTTAGCTACGGTTAGGTTAAGGTTTTGGCCTCTGGGTGGAAGAAGCGTAGCTCGTCAGGttattcaaaaatgtcacaCATGCTTCAAGGCTCGTCCCACACCAATTCAGCAGTTCATGGCAGAACTGCCGGCTTCACGCGTAACGGTATCGCGTGCATTTTGTAAGACAGGAGTGGATTATTTCGGTCCAATATACATCCGCCCGGCTCCTAGACGCCCAGTAGTAAAGGCATACGTTGCTATTTTTGTGTGCATGTCAACTAAAGCAGTACATCTTGAGCTTGTGTCAGATCTATCCACAGAACGGTTCGTACAGGCCTTGCGCAGGTTTGTCGGAAGAAGAGGAAAATGCTCAGAGATATTTTCAGACAACGGTACGAACTTTGTGGGAGCCAGAAATCAAATGTCGGAATTGTTTAGTCTGTTGAAGAGTCAGAATCATAGAGAAAAGGTTTACAAGGAATGTGGTAGCGATGGAATCAAGTGGCATTTCAATCCCCCTAGTGCCCCACATTTTGGAGGTTTGTGGGAGGCAGCGGTGCGTTCCGCAAAAAGGCATATTTTGAGGGTTATCGGGGAAAACCCTGTGAGTACGGAAGATTTCACGACGCTTCTGGTTCAGGTCGAAGCTTGTTTGAATTCGCGGCCCATTACACCACTTTCGAACGATCCTAATGATCTAGAACCTTTGACACCGGGTCATTTTATAATCGGAGAGTCCTTACAGTCCATGCCAGATAAATCCTACGAACAAACACCAGATAACAGGCTTAATCAAATGCAGCTGATGCAGAAAAATATTCATCTGATTTGGAATCGGTGGCGTAGAGAATATTTATGTCTACTTCAAGCTAGAACAAAAAGATGGAAACCCTCTGTGTCTATTGATATTGGTAGTCTAGTCATCATTAAGGATGAAAATGTTCCTCCCTGTAGATGGAAAATGGGCAGAGTTGTTGAGCTTCACCCCGGACATGATGGTATAACCCGGGTTGTTACGCTGAAAACGGAGTCAGGGTTGAAAAAGCGACCGGTTGAAAAGTTGTGTCTGCTACCAATGCCAGACTCCAGTGAAAATACAGATCAGAATGCGGCTGAAAAACATAATGATTGA